CTCCACCTCCGCCACCACCATCGCCTGCTTGTTAGCCAGTTTCCTCCCCGCCGTTTTCTTAGGTTGCCTGCCACCGCTGTTGGAGCCCCGACGCGGAGCAGGCGTAAGGTCAGCACCCTCGATCATCACGCAACCAGAGTCCGCCCCCACGGCCACTGGAGAGAAAGAGGCAGGAAGAGAGGCAGCCAAGGAGACCCCGCCCGCGCCACTCAGAGTCGCCGCCACCTGGGTCGGGGCAGGGTTGGTCCCGAACTCATTGAAGGAAAGCTCCAGCGACCGGGCTAGCGGAGGCACGCTCACCGCGGTGTCCTGAGTCGCCACCCCCATGGCACCAGTCTCAGCCGACAACGCACCCAGCTTATCCCAAGTTTCCGTGTCGATGGATGTATCCTGGATGCTGTCGTCTTGATCCTCTCCCCTGTCTTGCATCTTGGTATCCTGGTTCGCCGTATCACTAGGGCCGCCCACGCACCCATGCAGCTCAATGCCTGGTTCAGCCCTGCCATGTTTGTCATTGCCCAGCGTCCGAGCGCCCGGATTCGCGTCCTTGGCAGGAGGATTGGAAGGGCCGGCTCCCAACACGGCCCGCTCACCACCCCTTTTGGGCAGGGTCTCACGCTCCACCTTGATTTGATATCCCTCGTGGTTGAACCACACCTCGACGACACCATTCAGCTTCTCCGGGGCTTTGCAAGCGAGCTTCATCCGTACAGGCCCCAACCTGATCAGAGATAGTTCATCGACCACGATTGGTCGGCCCAGCATCCGGAACCCCTCCCTGATGCGGTCTTCACGTCTATGCTTCTTTGGAATGCCATGGAGCCGCACCCAAGTCTCCGGCATCACCATGGGCTGGACCTCCTCGTGTAGCATGTCGCGCACACGCGCAGTAATGTCATTGATAGACAAAAACAACTTACCACTTGACTTCGCCATATGTAACAGATCTGCAGAAGGAAAGACCACCACGAAATCGTCATCGCCCACTTGTGTTACCTGCCAATCCCAATCTCCTGTCACCATGTGCTTCAGTTCATGTTTGAGAATCCGAAGATTAAGCTTCCCCGGCTCCGCAGATAGGATGGCAGCGTTCTTGATGCGAGCATCGATGGGGGCTTCGGTCTCGTCCACGTCCTCGAACTCTAGGCAAAAGAACCCTTCCCCAGATATGGCACTTCCCATGATTTGAAGGTGAAGCTGCCGGCCCCTCGTCGGACAGTGGGCGGACGCGTGCCCTTCTTCCTTGCAGAGCACACAAAGGGGCAAGAACTTGCACTTGGATTGGAAGTGGCCGAGGCGCCCGCACTTGAAGCACTCCACGTCCGGTGCCTCCTCCACTGGGATGGGTTCCTCCGCCGTACCCTTAGATGCAGAGGGCAGCGCCACCGCCAGTGGATCTGCACGCGGCTTCTTGGCCATTGGGTCCCCGTGGCCCCCACCACAGTTGGGGTGAGTCTCATGCTTCCTCTCAAGCTcgcgtcgccgctgctgaaccttctttttcttcttgcgcTCTTGCTGCTGGATCCACCACGGGGGAGGAGGACCCCAATCCCCCTCACGCCCGCCATGGTCGCGAGATCCGCCACGTTCTTCTCTGGCCTGTCGGCCACCCGAACGCTCGCGCATCATGCGCTTCGCCTTGTCGCGCAGCTCCCGCTCCCTGCGCCGTTCCGCCTCCGGATCTAACACCTCCATCGGTCTCTTGTCTGCACGCCGATCTCCCATCACCACCGCCGCGAAAgattggaggagaggaggaggagggggcagatCTTGATCGTGCGGGCAGAGTGGGCGAGGCGCCGCACCTCGCGAGTGGTGGCTGGAAACCCTAAAAGGGGATCCAGGCAACCCCTCCTCACCCACTTATAGCCAGTGGTCGGGCGAGAGACGGGCCGAGGCGTGTTGGGCCGTTGGGGCACTTGAGGTCGCGTGTCCGAGGCCGTCTCCAGGCCCAGTCCCACTGGAGGGTCAGATAAGGACCCAGACTGTCCCCCCCAGCCCAGGCCCAGAACCCTCGGCCAGCCCCACACCCGACGTCAGCCCAGGGAGGACCCCCGCAGTCGGCCCATCCGGCCCAACCCTAGGGCACGGTGCCGCGCGCATCGTCTCCGGACCGCACggcgcccccgccgccaccgccgccaccaccacagGGGGCGCCGGCAGGCACGGCCAGTCCTCCCTGGACAACTCCGTCTGCGCCACCATCAGGCTCGCCGCCGCCTTGGCTCTAACTAGCGTCGCCGCCCCCGACGAACCGCCAGCACCCGGGCCCGAGCTGCACGACCTCGATGGCAGCCAGATGCGTGAGGCCATGGATCTGGAGCCACGGCCGCCCGGCGCGAAGCGCCTCCCACGCCCCGAGCCCGAGCCCACTCCACTCTTCTTCGCCGCAAAGGCCACGAAATCTCCAATCGACGGCCCATGCAGGCACCGCGCACAGGCCCCGCTCCGAATCCAGCTCCCCGccatcggcctcctcctccgaGTCCTCCGCCGCCAGCGCCCAGAAGCGGTTGTGGCGACCGCCGTCCCCCACTGCAGGTGAGCCGGCGCGGCCCTCCCCGCCGCTCCCCTGGTGTTCGCTCGCGCTGCGCCGGACCACAGACCAGACCGCCGTCACCTCCGCGGTTGACTGCCACACCGTAGCAGGCGCGTCGCCCGTGCTGTCGCCCGCGTCGTCGCCTACCCGACTCATCCTCGGTCTCCCCGCGGCCCCTCAGAAATcactactgtcgaaactgaactttttGACACATAAAACCCTATTGAAACTCTGAACTGAAGATTACAGCAACAATCACCCCCTAATCTGAAGGTTCAGGGAGCTAACTCGACCATGCCTATGCTCGATCGCAGCTATTGCAGTCGAACACGCCCAAGCGGCTTTGTGAACATGTCTGCAAGCTGATGTTCTGTTGCTACGAACTCGAGCTCAATCTTCTTCGTCTCCACCCAGTCTCTAATGAAGTGGTGCCTAAGCTCAATGTGCGTTGATCTGTCATGTATCACAGGGTTCTTGGCCAACGAGATTGCAGATTTGTTGTCCACCTTGAGCTTCACCACATCAGCCCCTGTTTCTCTGAATTCGCTGAGCAGCCGCGAGAGCCAGATCCCTTGATAGGCCGCCACGGTCGCGGCGACGTACTCCGACTCGCAGCTCGAGAGAGCCACAATTTTCTGCTTTTGTGACTGCCAAGTCACCGCACCACCGCCAAGGAGAAACAGGGTGCCGGAGGTGCTCTTGTGATCGTTGATGTCGCCGCCCAGATCATTGTCACTGTATCCAACAAGTCGGGCCATGCCCTCTCCCTGGTCTACATGCAGCCCAGCCGAAGTGTGTCGGATGTACCTCAGGATGTGCTTGACAGCGGTGAGATGCTCTTCCAACAGCGCCTCCATGAATGTGACACGTATCAGACAGAGAATGTCAGATCAGGGCGCGTGTGTATCAAGTAGCGTAGGTTCCCGACGATGCTGCGGTACTCCGTCGCGTCGACGGCCGGCGCCATGCTCTCCTTCGACAGCTTGAAGCAAGGCTCCATCGGCGTGTGACACGCCTTGCATCCCGCTGTGCCGCTCTTCTCCAGCAGCTTTCGAGCATACGCGCTCCGCGTGATGACAATGCCGCTCGCGCTCTGCTTCACCTCGATCCCTAGGTAGAAGCTCAGCAAGCCCAGGTCAAACATCTTAAACAAACTCTGCATCTCACCCTTGAACTACTTGATCTCCTCGGCATCTGACCCGGTGATCACCATATCGTTCACGTACACGCCGACGATGAGGCGTGAGGTCGCCGTGCCCCGCCCGTACACGGCGTGCTCTGACGGACCGCGCGTGAAGCCCAGCTTGCCCAAGCACGTGTCCAGCTTCGTGTTCCAGGCCCTGGGCTCCTGCTTGAGCCCGTACACGGCCTTGTCCAGCCGCAGCACGAGGTGCACCTTGCCGGCGACGACCATAGTTTTCACTTTCGACGAAATTTCCGAAATTTCTCGAAATTTCGCTCATTTCGAGGGTCCTCGAAACTTTTACATTTCGTTTAAATTATTTCGGTATTTTAAAATTAAACGTATAAGAGAGAGCTGGAATCTAACGTAGTTGTATTCATATGCTTAGCAGGGTGGTAAGCTGGTGTTATCGTACGCTTTTTAGGGCCTCGGTTCGAATCCCAGGGTCACACAATTTTTTTTACTACTTATCCTGCTATACAAAAATTTGACAAGAAAAATTATGTCACTGGGATTCGAACCTGGATCTACAAAGACTGGAGTAGTGATCGCACATTCTGATAGACGAGTTCTGATGAAAATTTTGTGCTAAAAAGTTACTTATTCAATACTTTGTGTTCGAATTTATTCAAATTTAATAAAAAAATTCGTTAATTTGCTCGAAATTTCGGTGCTTTCGAGGGTGAGCGAAAGAAAATTTGGTTTCGAAAGTGAAAACTATGGCGACGACGAACCCAGGCTGCTGCTGCACGTAcacctcctcctcgagctcgatgTTCAGGAAGGCGGACCTGACGTCCACGTGGTAGATCGCCCAGCCCGTGTTCGCCGTGAGCGCCAACAGTACCCGTACTGACTGGAGGCAGGCCACCTGCGCGAAACACTTCGTCGTAGTCGATCCCGTGTTGCTGCACGTAGCCCTTCGCCACCAGAAGCGCCTCGTGCTTGAGCACCTCTCCTTGCGCGTCCATCTTGACTTTGAAGACCCACTTCAGGCCAATCGCACGATGCCCTGGTGGAAGCGCGGCGAGGTGCCATGTCTGGTTGTCCTCGATTGAGGTCATCTCCTCGACCATGGCGCGCCGCCAGCTCGACTCCTGCTCCGCCTCAGTGAAAGAGGTCGGCTCCTCCACGGCCAGGAAGTGCAACTCCTCGCCGGGTTCCGCCATGGCTCCCGCATCCAGCATGCTCTCCATTGTGTGGAAACGGTGCTCGCGCGCCGAGTCGTCGGCCACGTCGAGCATGTCACTGAAGGCCGATGGCGGCGAGACGAATTCCACGCCCGTTGCGATCGCTGATGGTGAAGAGGGTGGTGCCGGTGTTGCCGTGGGTGACAGCGGCGATGTGGGCGAAGGTGGCAGTGACGCACCCTCATCAAGAGACGCTCCTGGACTGCTGCTCGCCAGGTGTTTGACCATGAACGTGTCGATGCCGCTGAAGGTGTTCACGCCGCTCCCTTCGGCCGACCAGTCCTAGCGCGCGCTCTCGTTGAACACAGCGCCGCGAGTGATGTGCACGCGCCTTGTCGCTGGATCATAGCTCTGTAGCCCTTTGTCCCCTACTTGTAGCCGAAGAAGATCATGGGCCGGTTGCGGTCGTCGAGCTTCTTCAAGCCGGGGCGGGTGTCCTTGACATGCACGACACACCCGAACGTGCGTAGGAAGTGCACGTTCGGCTTGCGACCATGCCAGGCCTCGAACAGCGTCACGCCGTCCAGGCTCTTTGTTGGCGAGTGGTTCAGCAGGAACACTACCGTCGTGACCGCCTCACCCTAGAATTCGACGGGGACACGCTTGGCCTTAAGCAAGCTCCGAGCCATGCCCACCACCATCCCGTTGCGCCGTTGGACCACACCATTCTGTGGCGGTGAGGTGTCAACCAACACCCAGCTAGGCGCAGTACGCTGTAAACGAACCCGACGTCAACTCGGCGCCGCGATCCATGCGCAGCGTCTTCAGCTTGCGTCCGGACTCGGACTCCGCGCTTGCGTATACTTGCTTGATCGTCGTGGCCACTTTGTCCTTTGATGCCAGCAACACGAGCCACACGTACCGTGTTGCATCATCCACCTGCAGGAGGAAGTACTTCTTCCCGCTCGGTGTCGCCGGCGTGATCGGGTCGCAGAGATCGCCGTGCACCAGCTTGAGCCGCTCCTGTGCGTGGTACTTCGCCTGCTGCGCGAACAATGACCGCCGCTGCTTTCCGGCCAGGCAGGCGTTGCACAGCTGGTCCGCCTGCTCGACCACAGGCATGCCATGCACCATGCCCTGCCGCGCCAGCTTGTGCAGAGCGTCGAAGCTTAGATGCCCATAGCGGGCATGCCACGTCCACGCCATGTCCGATCCGCTGTGAGCTGCAAGACACACCGACTGCGTGGTCTAGAGAGCAATGGTGTACACGCGATTGGGCGTCCTCTTTACCTTGGCTAGGAGAAAATGTTGTCGGTCGCGCACACGCAACACGTCGTCTTGGATCAGCACCTGGCAGCCACTCTCGTCGAGCTGGCCCAGGCTGATGATGTGGGTGCGCAGGCGTGGGATGTATTACAACCCTGTGATCACGAGGTGCTCGCCGGTCTTGCAGATCAACAAAATCGTCCCCACGGCCGCAGATGTTGACGACGGAGCCGTCGCCGAACTTGACTGTGCCGCCGATGGTCGTGTCGATCTCGGCGAACGCCGAGCGGTCCCCAATCATGTGGTTGGACGTGCCTGTGTCCAGATACCACACGCCACTGCCGGCGCCGCCCTCGTGTCCAAGATTCacctgaacagagtcctggacaagGTGGACCGGCGCGGCGTCCACGTCGTCGGTGCAGCGATCAAACAGGCCGCAGACGTGGGACATCGGTAGGCCAGGCTCCTCGTCCTTGCTGCCGGCTTGCCCAAGGTTTGCCCGCTCCTTGATCCTGGTCTTGCACTCGCGCGTCTGGTGCCCTTCTTTATAGCGGCAGATGTCCTCGGACTTGTCGCCGCTGCTGGTGTCGCGGCCGGCGCTCTGGCCGCATCCGCGACCGCGTCCTCTGCTGCGCCCACGCCCGCGGCCGTTGCTGCTTGACGAGCCATCGCCCTCCCCTAGCTTCAGGCGCACGAACCATTCCTCCTCCTTCAGAAGAAGTCTGCTGCTACTGTCGCCGACGGCGGGCGCTGCGTCCAGCACGTACATCTCCTCGGCGGCCTTCAGCCGACCGATCAGTTCCTCGAGTGCCAGGTTGTTGAGGTCAACCAGCGTCTCGATCGCGCACACCATCTGCGAGTAGGCCTTGGGCACGACCGAAAGAAATTTCCGGACGACGGCGTGCTCGCTCATCATGTCACctagcaactcaagttgagtgacTAGAGAAGACAGGCGCATACCGAAATCGTCGATGCTCTCGCCGTCGTTGAACTTGATCACCTCGTACTGGCGACGGAGCAACGTCGCCTTGGCTTCACGCACGCCGCTCACGCCCAGCCGCATGGTCTTGATCGTGCCCCAGGCGTCCTTCGCCGTGGCCTTCACAGCGAGCGTGGACACCATTTCTCGCGGCACTGATCGCAGCAGGCACTACATTGCCATGCGATCCGTCTCGCGCTCAGTGGTCCCGTCATTGACGGCGACCCAGAGCTGGCGCGCCTCCAGCATGACCTGCATCAGGAGGGCCCAACCCACATAGTTGGTGCGCGTAAGCATAGGCCACGCACCGCTCGTGTCGCGCACGGCGCGCTGGTGAACAATCACCGCGCCGCCGCTGTTCGCCGACTCCGTCCAGCTCTTCTTTGGGCTGCCAGGTCCAATCATCTTCACAGATGATCGAGCAAACCAACTCTGATGCCAATTGTCAGAAGGACCCCGCCCTCGTCAACTCCCACGATCACCGGAGCCGTGGAAGAGAATgagcctgagagagagagagaggaagtttTTATTCAGTCGTTACACGATCTAACTGAAAACGAAAATGCCGCGCACGACCAGGTAGTGAGTGCCGCCATCCCAGCGCTCCCCGGGCGTCGCCTGCCATGGCGCCATGACCGTTCCATCGTACCATCCCACGACCGGGTCAGGGCGCCGCAAACCTAGCTAGCTACACCGAGTCGCACTGAAGAAATCACTAGTGTCGAAACTGAACTTTTCGACACCTAAAACCCTACTGAATCTCTGAACTGAAGATCACAGCAACATTTTTCATATGAATGTTTAGAACAAGTTCTTCCTTCCTACACTGTTACAGTACAGATGTTCGTCGTGCTCGTCGTTGCGAGAAGAGAGAACCAATCGACCGCGATTGTTTCCTGTTCTTAGCACATCGGGGTCGATGCATTGACCAGATATCAACCTACATGTACATGTACATCACGAGGCTATGGCCTCTGAGCGAGTGGCACGGTTCAGCTACAAGTGGGGCATCACCGACTCCTCGTGCTCGGGCCGGTGGAGGTTGTGCAGGATGTAGAGGGAGGCCGAGGAGAGGAAGATGCAGACGGAGTAGCTTAGGAGGTCCAGCCCCGTGGTGATCTTCACCATCTTGCTCCGCTCGAACATCTTCACCAGCAGGATCATCACGATGACGTGCCCCACCTTTGTCTTGAGCTCGTCCAGCGACGTGATCTTCATCCACTTGGGCCTCTCCTGCAAAAACGACGGCACGAGACGAACAAGTTCAGGTTTCTGAATCTAAATTTGTAGCAAAGCTTGTTTAGGATGCTTTGATTGGGATCGGTATCACCTTCAGAGCGAACATCCCAAACAGCGACGATCCCTGCAGAGCCCGGTCGGATCCGGAAGGCAGGTCGTTGGACGCGTTGCTGATGAACAGCCCGTACAGACCCATCCCGAAGATCAGCATGACAGTGCCAGCAAGATACACATCTGCAGCAGCAGCAGTTGGTGTAAATCCCAGTTGTTATGAGCATCAGTTCAGTTCGACAGCGGAATATCTCACTCACCAATGGCCTCGACGACCTTGAGGACCATCTGCCCTGTATGGACACCTTTGGCGCAGCTCGTCCAGTAGACGCAGTACGCCTCTTTGATGTACACACAGCCCTGATCACCAACAGATACAAGATGTTTGATTAGATCCGTCTGAACGATGTTGCTCACTAAAAACAAGTACTGTAATTATGTCTGGTTATCTGAATCGTGACGAGCTGCGGAGATGGGATTGAGAGAAGTTACattgaggaagcagaggagggagccCGCCAgcgatccggcgacggcgaggagagCCAGGAACCGGAAATCGAAGATGATCTGCGTCAAGAACAGCATCAGCCCAGGCCGCCATACCACGCAAACGATAGGCATAAGAGGTAATCTTGGACGCGCGTGCGCCTGCTCACCCTCTCGACGGTGGTCTCGATGGTCGTGGACCTGGCGGTGCCGGAAACAGCGGCGCCGTTGGTCCCACCGTAGTCGCGCGCCTTGGCCTTGGACCCCTCCGAGCCACGCAGCACCGCGTCCACCGCGGCGgtcgcgccgtcgccgccggagggcgaggccgcggcggccgaggcgacgaccgcgccGAACCGGGACGGCCGGCGGTAACTAAGCCGGCTCGTCGTCTCCGCTGGCCGGAACGCCGGGCCGCCGGCGTTGACCGGCGCGAGGCAGCTGCGCAGCAGCAGGAGTGCCATGACCCGCGCCGCGCGTAGCGAGCGTTGCTCGCCGGACAACGCGCACGAGCGAGGAGTGAGGCGACCAGCTGGCTGGTCGGGACTGTGTGGCTGGCTGGCGCGGTTGTTTTTGAGTGGAGTGGAGTGAATGGAGTGCGAGGAGAAGAGAGGTTTATCGGGGGCatgaacgacgacgacgacgtcgCTGTCGGCGATGTGGTTTGTAGCGCATGGCATGGAGCAGTTTGTGGCGCGGAGGTTTGTTGCTTCTTGGGCCAGCATGATCTCACGGGCCGACATCCAAAAATCGACGGTTAAAAACTGAGCAACTCGAAGAGTAGGTCAACATAGTAGTACTAAACTTATCGTCCTTTGATTTTTTCGAAAGTATAAAAATGGTCCTTCAGCTTAAAAAACATGAAAACTTAGTCCCTTAGCTTTTGAAACCGGATAACTCAAAAACCAGATTGACCTGCAGGCTTTACTATGAAAATTTCCAATTCTGGTGATGCAGTTCCCCTGCAAATATCTTGGCGTGCCATTGCACTTCAAAAAAAGATAATCAGAGCTAATCTGCAACGAACCATTGATGAGTTGGCTTCGAGGTTGCCGCGGTGGAAGAGGGAGTTGCTTTCTAGTGACGCTCGCCTTCGGCTTGTTAACTCGTTCTCTCCGCTATTCCCTCATATTTCATCTTCATGTGTCCTTTTTTTAAAGAGAGCTCCCTCTTCGATTTCCATATATCAAAAACCACATTGTCTTTCCTAAACAGACTACCAGCAACCTTATCTCCATGTCCAGGCTGCACATTTGGACCATCAAAAAAGTCGACAAGTTAAGCCGCAGTTTCTTATGGAGATCTAAGCCGGGTGCTTCTGGAGGGCATGGCCTTAGTAAATTGGGCAACTGCCTGCCGTCCAAAGAACTTGGGGGGGCCTCAATGACTTGGATCTGCTTTTCGGCCGTGCTCTCTGTCTTCGTTGGAAATGGTATGAGTAGATGAACATTGATCGGCCTTAGGTGGGTTCTCGGACCGCTTGTGACGCTGATGATATCGCGTTGTTCCGAGCAGCAACGTCCATTATCTAGGCAATGGCTACAAGACCTCATTCTAGCACGATAGATGCCTCCATGGCTCCTCATCTGCTGCCTTTAAGCACTCGTAAAAACATTTCGGTCCAACGAGCACTTCACAATCACCTCTAATCTGGGTCATTTCACCCAACTCTGGTTGTTGATTCAGCAAGTCTAGTTGTAACCAGATTCAAAGGATACTGTTTGTGGAATTATTCCAACTCAGGTGTTTACCCTGCTCACTCTACATACTTGGCACAATTCATTGGCTCGTACTCCACTTGCAACTTCTCCAAGCTCTCGAAAGATAAGGTTGAGGACGAGTGTCACTTCTTCACTTGGCTTTCCGTTTGTGGCCAACTCCTCTTCAATGACAATCTCTCCAACAGGGGGTTGACCAACAATCAGTTCTGCAACCTCTGCGACCAGGTTGCAGAAAATCCTCTGCACCACATCCTCAAATGCTCCTTTGCCAAGGAGGTTTGGGTGATGGTGGCGGATTGGAGTGTGGCTTCCCAGTCCTCGTTACTAATGATGATCTTGCCACCTCAATTTCATCTTGGTGGAATGATTTCACCTACCCCATGGACGACCAACGCATTTCCTCAACCACCTACACTTGCGGGAACCTTTGGCGAGAGCGGAATAGGCAGGTGTTTGAGCACACTTTCGTGCAAGGTCTTGGAGTTCTACACCTGATTAAGCAAGACTTGCCACTGCTAACTGTTAAAGTGAACCTCCCTTGAGCCTGACTAATGTAACCTCGCTTTCTGTTAAGTGCAGGATGCATTTCTGCAGCCATAGGTTGTGCTTTGTAATGCTACTCCTATAAGATTATATCTTCTTAATCATAGGCCATCATTGCCAGTTCCTCAAACCTTCTCCCTATTTTAAAAAGTCAAATCTTTAGGTTATAAATAAAGTCTAATTTTTAAGACATTAAAATTTCCCTCAGCTAGCAGACCATTATAGTTTAATAATCCCCTAAATTTTTTGGTTTGTTAATTCTTCCAACCTTTTGTCAAACAATTGAAACAAAATCATCAGATTTCAAAGCAAACATAAACAATTCAAATGGATCGTATCATAATTGAAGTAGGGCATAAATAAACTTCATCCAATCCATCAAATTATAACTATAGTTTGTGTCAAAGGGCGCCAAATTAACAAGTTCACTCAAAAAAACACCAACACATGGTGAAACAAGAGCCATCGtagctgtgacgccctcgattcaatcatacactaatcatacacgcaaatgtgtacgatcaagatcaaggactcacgggaagatatcacaacacaactctagacacaaattaaaataatacaagctttatattacaagccaagggcctcgagggctcgaatacatgagctcgattacacaagagtcagcggaagcaacaatatctgagtacagacataagttgaacagggatgccttaagaaggctagcacaaaaagcaacacgatcgaagaggcaaggcctcctgcctgggagcctcctaactactcctggtcgtcagcggtctccacgtagtagcaggcatcggcggtggcatctggctcctgggctccgacatctgattgcatcaaccggaaagaagaagaaaggggcaaaggggaagcaaagcaaccgtgagtactcatccaaagtactcgcaagcaaggatctacactacatatgcaacattatcaaaggaaggttgtatatgtggactgggctgcagcaatgccagaatagagagaaggcctagtcctatcgaagactggaaaccaccatcttgcagcaacaggagggagtagagtagcataaagtaaagtagtagaagtgttatcaacctcggccagagatcctttctcgactccctgcaagaaagcaatcccagagccatactatccagttccaATTATAATCCAattctcatatccaagtctcatcacaagtatccagttctagttgtatcgatcgggatacaactccaagtgtctgttaccgtaggacaggctatcgatagatgttttcttccctgcaggggtgcaccaacttacccaccacgctcgattaactccggccggacacactttcctgggtcatgcccggcctcggccaaacaatacgccgcaacccgacctaggcttaatagagaggtcaagcacgccggactaaacctatgcccccaggggtcatgggccatcgccccgggaactcctgcacgttgcgtgggcggccggtgagcagacctagctacctccttaaaaaggtaggagcttaccagtccaacccggcgcgcgccgctcagtcgcttgacgtctattaagcttcggctgatgcatacgacgcagaacgcccatactatgcccacgtgatggttagtgctaacaggccagaggccccttggatcaaatatacaaatcgtagtggattaggaacgcgcggtaacaagcagagactcacgaaagatgtgaccccgtcgccccgtcttgaggaattgcggcaagggctaggaatgcccggccacgcctcgtaattatctcgcgggcaccttccaggtcaacccgactccacatcactcgcaattaagctcgcgcgggtacccctcagggccgacccgtctctAGTAAtgtggttcagtgtaaagtcatagtaaccatagtaactgtgtgtccaaacatcaaggggaaaacccgaggaatcacccccggtgaattccactcgatgtaatcatcaaggtgaacgtaagaggaatcacccccgaggttcacacttgaggggttgcacggcagagtcatatcggaagtggttaaggcagaatcaccctcgatgaccacgaccgaatagctacactacagggttaacatcagaagtgctgtagaggtctcaccctcggcactcgatagtaacccagcagtgtcgagcaactaaggagaaagtgatgtgcgatgccggggcctggccttcgatcctgttgatcgggtcttcgatgatgaagcaggggcaacaaggtcaaggtgggg
This region of Triticum aestivum cultivar Chinese Spring chromosome 2D, IWGSC CS RefSeq v2.1, whole genome shotgun sequence genomic DNA includes:
- the LOC123051774 gene encoding uncharacterized protein, with protein sequence MALLLLRSCLAPVNAGGPAFRPAETTSRLSYRRPSRFGAVVASAAAASPSGGDGATAAVDAVLRGSEGSKAKARDYGGTNGAAVSGTARSTTIETTVERIIFDFRFLALLAVAGSLAGSLLCFLNGCVYIKEAYCVYWTSCAKGVHTGQMVLKVVEAIDVYLAGTVMLIFGMGLYGLFISNASNDLPSGSDRALQGSSLFGMFALKERPKWMKITSLDELKTKVGHVIVMILLVKMFERSKMVKITTGLDLLSYSVCIFLSSASLYILHNLHRPEHEESVMPHL